One window of Gavia stellata isolate bGavSte3 chromosome Z, bGavSte3.hap2, whole genome shotgun sequence genomic DNA carries:
- the LOC104262857 gene encoding zinc-regulated GTPase metalloprotein activator 1A-like isoform X3: MEDEDCPDLVPIDAGGAEGTESGPSGKIPVTIITGYLGAGKTTLLNYILTEQHNKRIAVILNEFGEGSALEKSLAISQGGELYEEWLELRNGCLCCSVKDNGVKAIENLMQRRGKFDYILLETTGLADPGIVSVVDAKHGLQHLTEEKPEGLVNEASRQVALADLIIINKTDLVSGEELNNVRTSVRSINGLVKILETQRARVDLSNVLDLHAFDGLSGISLQKKLEHVKTTHAHLDKGIITVTFEVPGNIKEENLNLFIQNLLWEKNVKDKTGCTMDVIRLKGLVSIQGKSHQVIVQGVHELYDLEETAVAWKEDEKRTNRLVLIGRNLDKETIKEVFIATVREKQRNS; this comes from the exons ATGGAGGACGAAGACTGCCCCGACCTGGTTCCGATAGACGCCGGCGGCGCGGAGGGGACCGAGTCCGGCCCCAGCGGGAAGATCCCCGTGACGATCATCACGGGCTACTTAG GAGCTGGGAAAACAACTCTTCTAAATTACATACTGACAGAACAGCATAATAAAAGAATAGCAGTTATTCTGAATGAGTTTGGAGAAG GAAGTGCCTTGGAGAAGTCCCTGGCAATCAGTCAAGGGGGAGAACTCTATGAAGAGTGGCTGGAGCTCAGAAATGGCTGCTTGTGCTGTTCAGTAAA GGACAATGGTGTGAAGGCTATTGAGAACCTCatgcaaaggagaggaaaatttGACTATATATTGTTAGAAACAACTGGTTTGGCAGATCCAG GTATTGTATCTGTTGTTGACGCAAAGCATGGGTTGCAG cACTTGACAGAGGAAAAGCCAGAAGGCCTTGTCAATGAAGCATCTCG GCAGGTTGCATTAGCTGATCTTATAATCATCAATAAAACAGATTTGGTTTCAGGGGAAGAATTGAATAACGTCAGAACATCTGTCAG gtCAATAAATGGACTTGTTAAAATTCTAGAGACACAAAGAGCAAG AGTTGATCTCTCCAATGTCTTGGACCTGCATGCTTTTGACGGTTTATCTGGAATAAG tttgcagAAAAAGCTTGAGCATGTAAAGACAACACATGCACATCTAGATAAG GGTATAATTACAGTAACATTTGAAGTTCCAGgaaatataaaagaagaaaacttaaaTCTCTTTATTCAG AATCTTCTGTGGGAGAAGAATGTGAAAGATAAGACTGGATGCACCATGGATGTCATAAGACTGAAG GGACTGGTATCTATTCAAGGCAAATCTCATCAGGTGATAGTCCAAGGTGTCCATGAGCTTTATGATCTGGAAGAGACTGCAGTAGCCTGGAAAGAAGACGAAAAGAGAACAAATAGGCTGGTCCTAATAG
- the LOC104262857 gene encoding zinc-regulated GTPase metalloprotein activator 1A-like isoform X6: MEDEDCPDLVPIDAGGAEGTESGPSGKIPVTIITGYLGAGKTTLLNYILTEQHNKRIAVILNEFGEGIVSVVDAKHGLQHLTEEKPEGLVNEASRQVALADLIIINKTDLVSGEELNNVRTSVRSINGLVKILETQRARVDLSNVLDLHAFDGLSGISLQKKLEHVKTTHAHLDKGIITVTFEVPGNIKEENLNLFIQNLLWEKNVKDKTGCTMDVIRLKGLVSIQGKSHQVIVQGVHELYDLEETAVAWKEDEKRTNRLVLIGRNLDKETIKEVFIATVREKQRNS; the protein is encoded by the exons ATGGAGGACGAAGACTGCCCCGACCTGGTTCCGATAGACGCCGGCGGCGCGGAGGGGACCGAGTCCGGCCCCAGCGGGAAGATCCCCGTGACGATCATCACGGGCTACTTAG GAGCTGGGAAAACAACTCTTCTAAATTACATACTGACAGAACAGCATAATAAAAGAATAGCAGTTATTCTGAATGAGTTTGGAGAAG GTATTGTATCTGTTGTTGACGCAAAGCATGGGTTGCAG cACTTGACAGAGGAAAAGCCAGAAGGCCTTGTCAATGAAGCATCTCG GCAGGTTGCATTAGCTGATCTTATAATCATCAATAAAACAGATTTGGTTTCAGGGGAAGAATTGAATAACGTCAGAACATCTGTCAG gtCAATAAATGGACTTGTTAAAATTCTAGAGACACAAAGAGCAAG AGTTGATCTCTCCAATGTCTTGGACCTGCATGCTTTTGACGGTTTATCTGGAATAAG tttgcagAAAAAGCTTGAGCATGTAAAGACAACACATGCACATCTAGATAAG GGTATAATTACAGTAACATTTGAAGTTCCAGgaaatataaaagaagaaaacttaaaTCTCTTTATTCAG AATCTTCTGTGGGAGAAGAATGTGAAAGATAAGACTGGATGCACCATGGATGTCATAAGACTGAAG GGACTGGTATCTATTCAAGGCAAATCTCATCAGGTGATAGTCCAAGGTGTCCATGAGCTTTATGATCTGGAAGAGACTGCAGTAGCCTGGAAAGAAGACGAAAAGAGAACAAATAGGCTGGTCCTAATAG
- the LOC104262857 gene encoding zinc-regulated GTPase metalloprotein activator 1A-like isoform X4: MEDEDCPDLVPIDAGGAEGTESGPSGKIPVTIITGYLGAGKTTLLNYILTEQHNKRIAVILNEFGEGSALEKSLAISQGGELYEEWLELRNGCLCCSVKDNGVKAIENLMQRRGKFDYILLETTGLADPGAVASMFWVDSELGSDIYLDGIVSVVDAKHGLQHLTEEKPEGLVNEASRSINGLVKILETQRARVDLSNVLDLHAFDGLSGISLQKKLEHVKTTHAHLDKGIITVTFEVPGNIKEENLNLFIQNLLWEKNVKDKTGCTMDVIRLKGLVSIQGKSHQVIVQGVHELYDLEETAVAWKEDEKRTNRLVLIGRNLDKETIKEVFIATVREKQRNS; encoded by the exons ATGGAGGACGAAGACTGCCCCGACCTGGTTCCGATAGACGCCGGCGGCGCGGAGGGGACCGAGTCCGGCCCCAGCGGGAAGATCCCCGTGACGATCATCACGGGCTACTTAG GAGCTGGGAAAACAACTCTTCTAAATTACATACTGACAGAACAGCATAATAAAAGAATAGCAGTTATTCTGAATGAGTTTGGAGAAG GAAGTGCCTTGGAGAAGTCCCTGGCAATCAGTCAAGGGGGAGAACTCTATGAAGAGTGGCTGGAGCTCAGAAATGGCTGCTTGTGCTGTTCAGTAAA GGACAATGGTGTGAAGGCTATTGAGAACCTCatgcaaaggagaggaaaatttGACTATATATTGTTAGAAACAACTGGTTTGGCAGATCCAG GAGCTGTGGCCTCTATGTTCTGGGTTGATTCTGAGCTGGGAAGTGACATCTATCTTGATG GTATTGTATCTGTTGTTGACGCAAAGCATGGGTTGCAG cACTTGACAGAGGAAAAGCCAGAAGGCCTTGTCAATGAAGCATCTCG gtCAATAAATGGACTTGTTAAAATTCTAGAGACACAAAGAGCAAG AGTTGATCTCTCCAATGTCTTGGACCTGCATGCTTTTGACGGTTTATCTGGAATAAG tttgcagAAAAAGCTTGAGCATGTAAAGACAACACATGCACATCTAGATAAG GGTATAATTACAGTAACATTTGAAGTTCCAGgaaatataaaagaagaaaacttaaaTCTCTTTATTCAG AATCTTCTGTGGGAGAAGAATGTGAAAGATAAGACTGGATGCACCATGGATGTCATAAGACTGAAG GGACTGGTATCTATTCAAGGCAAATCTCATCAGGTGATAGTCCAAGGTGTCCATGAGCTTTATGATCTGGAAGAGACTGCAGTAGCCTGGAAAGAAGACGAAAAGAGAACAAATAGGCTGGTCCTAATAG
- the LOC104262857 gene encoding zinc-regulated GTPase metalloprotein activator 1A-like isoform X2, with product MEDEDCPDLVPIDAGGAEGTESGPSGKIPVTIITGYLGAGKTTLLNYILTEQHNKRIAVILNEFGEGSALEKSLAISQGGELYEEWLELRNGCLCCSVKDNGVKAIENLMQRRGKFDYILLETTGLADPGAVASMFWVDSELGSDIYLDGIVSVVDAKHGLQHLTEEKPEGLVNEASRQVALADLIIINKTDLVSGEELNNVRTSVRSINGLVKILETQRASLQKKLEHVKTTHAHLDKGIITVTFEVPGNIKEENLNLFIQNLLWEKNVKDKTGCTMDVIRLKGLVSIQGKSHQVIVQGVHELYDLEETAVAWKEDEKRTNRLVLIGRNLDKETIKEVFIATVREKQRNS from the exons ATGGAGGACGAAGACTGCCCCGACCTGGTTCCGATAGACGCCGGCGGCGCGGAGGGGACCGAGTCCGGCCCCAGCGGGAAGATCCCCGTGACGATCATCACGGGCTACTTAG GAGCTGGGAAAACAACTCTTCTAAATTACATACTGACAGAACAGCATAATAAAAGAATAGCAGTTATTCTGAATGAGTTTGGAGAAG GAAGTGCCTTGGAGAAGTCCCTGGCAATCAGTCAAGGGGGAGAACTCTATGAAGAGTGGCTGGAGCTCAGAAATGGCTGCTTGTGCTGTTCAGTAAA GGACAATGGTGTGAAGGCTATTGAGAACCTCatgcaaaggagaggaaaatttGACTATATATTGTTAGAAACAACTGGTTTGGCAGATCCAG GAGCTGTGGCCTCTATGTTCTGGGTTGATTCTGAGCTGGGAAGTGACATCTATCTTGATG GTATTGTATCTGTTGTTGACGCAAAGCATGGGTTGCAG cACTTGACAGAGGAAAAGCCAGAAGGCCTTGTCAATGAAGCATCTCG GCAGGTTGCATTAGCTGATCTTATAATCATCAATAAAACAGATTTGGTTTCAGGGGAAGAATTGAATAACGTCAGAACATCTGTCAG gtCAATAAATGGACTTGTTAAAATTCTAGAGACACAAAGAGCAAG tttgcagAAAAAGCTTGAGCATGTAAAGACAACACATGCACATCTAGATAAG GGTATAATTACAGTAACATTTGAAGTTCCAGgaaatataaaagaagaaaacttaaaTCTCTTTATTCAG AATCTTCTGTGGGAGAAGAATGTGAAAGATAAGACTGGATGCACCATGGATGTCATAAGACTGAAG GGACTGGTATCTATTCAAGGCAAATCTCATCAGGTGATAGTCCAAGGTGTCCATGAGCTTTATGATCTGGAAGAGACTGCAGTAGCCTGGAAAGAAGACGAAAAGAGAACAAATAGGCTGGTCCTAATAG
- the LOC104262857 gene encoding zinc-regulated GTPase metalloprotein activator 1A-like isoform X5, giving the protein MEDEDCPDLVPIDAGGAEGTESGPSGKIPVTIITGYLGAGKTTLLNYILTEQHNKRIAVILNEFGEGSALEKSLAISQGGELYEEWLELRNGCLCCSVKDNGVKAIENLMQRRGKFDYILLETTGLADPGAVASMFWVDSELGSDIYLDGIVSVVDAKHGLQHLTEEKPEGLVNEASRQVALADLIIINKTDLVSGEELNNVRTSVRSINGLVKILETQRARVDLSNVLDLHAFDGLSGISLQKKLEHVKTTHAHLDKGIITVTFEVPGNIKEENLNLFIQNLLWEKNVKDKTGCTMDVIRLKANLIR; this is encoded by the exons ATGGAGGACGAAGACTGCCCCGACCTGGTTCCGATAGACGCCGGCGGCGCGGAGGGGACCGAGTCCGGCCCCAGCGGGAAGATCCCCGTGACGATCATCACGGGCTACTTAG GAGCTGGGAAAACAACTCTTCTAAATTACATACTGACAGAACAGCATAATAAAAGAATAGCAGTTATTCTGAATGAGTTTGGAGAAG GAAGTGCCTTGGAGAAGTCCCTGGCAATCAGTCAAGGGGGAGAACTCTATGAAGAGTGGCTGGAGCTCAGAAATGGCTGCTTGTGCTGTTCAGTAAA GGACAATGGTGTGAAGGCTATTGAGAACCTCatgcaaaggagaggaaaatttGACTATATATTGTTAGAAACAACTGGTTTGGCAGATCCAG GAGCTGTGGCCTCTATGTTCTGGGTTGATTCTGAGCTGGGAAGTGACATCTATCTTGATG GTATTGTATCTGTTGTTGACGCAAAGCATGGGTTGCAG cACTTGACAGAGGAAAAGCCAGAAGGCCTTGTCAATGAAGCATCTCG GCAGGTTGCATTAGCTGATCTTATAATCATCAATAAAACAGATTTGGTTTCAGGGGAAGAATTGAATAACGTCAGAACATCTGTCAG gtCAATAAATGGACTTGTTAAAATTCTAGAGACACAAAGAGCAAG AGTTGATCTCTCCAATGTCTTGGACCTGCATGCTTTTGACGGTTTATCTGGAATAAG tttgcagAAAAAGCTTGAGCATGTAAAGACAACACATGCACATCTAGATAAG GGTATAATTACAGTAACATTTGAAGTTCCAGgaaatataaaagaagaaaacttaaaTCTCTTTATTCAG AATCTTCTGTGGGAGAAGAATGTGAAAGATAAGACTGGATGCACCATGGATGTCATAAGACTGAAG GCAAATCTCATCAGGTGA
- the LOC104262857 gene encoding zinc-regulated GTPase metalloprotein activator 1A-like isoform X1 produces MEDEDCPDLVPIDAGGAEGTESGPSGKIPVTIITGYLGAGKTTLLNYILTEQHNKRIAVILNEFGEGSALEKSLAISQGGELYEEWLELRNGCLCCSVKDNGVKAIENLMQRRGKFDYILLETTGLADPGAVASMFWVDSELGSDIYLDGIVSVVDAKHGLQHLTEEKPEGLVNEASRQVALADLIIINKTDLVSGEELNNVRTSVRSINGLVKILETQRARVDLSNVLDLHAFDGLSGISLQKKLEHVKTTHAHLDKGIITVTFEVPGNIKEENLNLFIQNLLWEKNVKDKTGCTMDVIRLKGLVSIQGKSHQVIVQGVHELYDLEETAVAWKEDEKRTNRLVLIGRNLDKETIKEVFIATVREKQRNS; encoded by the exons ATGGAGGACGAAGACTGCCCCGACCTGGTTCCGATAGACGCCGGCGGCGCGGAGGGGACCGAGTCCGGCCCCAGCGGGAAGATCCCCGTGACGATCATCACGGGCTACTTAG GAGCTGGGAAAACAACTCTTCTAAATTACATACTGACAGAACAGCATAATAAAAGAATAGCAGTTATTCTGAATGAGTTTGGAGAAG GAAGTGCCTTGGAGAAGTCCCTGGCAATCAGTCAAGGGGGAGAACTCTATGAAGAGTGGCTGGAGCTCAGAAATGGCTGCTTGTGCTGTTCAGTAAA GGACAATGGTGTGAAGGCTATTGAGAACCTCatgcaaaggagaggaaaatttGACTATATATTGTTAGAAACAACTGGTTTGGCAGATCCAG GAGCTGTGGCCTCTATGTTCTGGGTTGATTCTGAGCTGGGAAGTGACATCTATCTTGATG GTATTGTATCTGTTGTTGACGCAAAGCATGGGTTGCAG cACTTGACAGAGGAAAAGCCAGAAGGCCTTGTCAATGAAGCATCTCG GCAGGTTGCATTAGCTGATCTTATAATCATCAATAAAACAGATTTGGTTTCAGGGGAAGAATTGAATAACGTCAGAACATCTGTCAG gtCAATAAATGGACTTGTTAAAATTCTAGAGACACAAAGAGCAAG AGTTGATCTCTCCAATGTCTTGGACCTGCATGCTTTTGACGGTTTATCTGGAATAAG tttgcagAAAAAGCTTGAGCATGTAAAGACAACACATGCACATCTAGATAAG GGTATAATTACAGTAACATTTGAAGTTCCAGgaaatataaaagaagaaaacttaaaTCTCTTTATTCAG AATCTTCTGTGGGAGAAGAATGTGAAAGATAAGACTGGATGCACCATGGATGTCATAAGACTGAAG GGACTGGTATCTATTCAAGGCAAATCTCATCAGGTGATAGTCCAAGGTGTCCATGAGCTTTATGATCTGGAAGAGACTGCAGTAGCCTGGAAAGAAGACGAAAAGAGAACAAATAGGCTGGTCCTAATAG